In the genome of Streptomyces aquilus, the window ACGACCCGCTGGCCCGCCGCGACCGGCTCCGCCTGGCCGACCTGAACGACCGCCGCTGGTTCCAGTTCCCACAGGCCACCGACCCCGTCTGGCAGTCGTACTGGAACGGCGGCACCCCGCGTGAGGGCCCCGTCGTACGCGTCGTCCAGGAATGCCTGCATGCCGTGCTGTGGAACGGCACGGTCGGCCTGGCCCCGCTCGGCCACGACCTGCCCGCGGAGTTCGCCGTCGTACCGCTGACTGACATGACACCGAGCCGAGTGGTGGCGGTATGGAACGAGGGCGACACCAACCCGTTGATCCGGTCCTTCATCGAGATCGCGACCACCGCGTACCGCCACTGAGCACCGGCGACCGGTGCCGTTGCAACTCGGGCTCTGGCTCAACTTCTGCGCTCCGGTAACAATCAGTCCCCTTACGAGGGCGGCGGAGTGCGTGCGATGTGGTTTTTGGGTTGGCGTGGCACGACCTGGTTGTGACAGGGGCGGACGGTCCCGACAACAGGTGCCGCCGGAGCGCCCGAGGCCTCTGTGGCCGAACCAGCGGGAGTAAGAGGCGGCTCACGGGGTGGCCGCACGCGTGACGCGCGAACGGCGTCCTGAGCAGACCCCGCTGGATCCGGTATCGCATGGTGACGCGCATCCGTCACGCCAGCAGCACGCTCTTGCGCAGGAGGTTGAAGCCGGCGCGGCCGAACATCTGGCGCTTGAGCATCTTGACCCGGAGGACGTGCCCTTCCGCCCGCGCCCGAGCTCCAGGGCAGGGGCAATCCGGCGATGGCGATGGCGATGGCGATGACGGGGTCGAGGTCGCGGTCGATGCTCGGGACACTGGGTGCGGGACGGCCTTGAGTTGGAGTTGTTCGGCCTCGGTGAGGCTTTCCGGGCGGCTGAGGATCCATCCCGAGACCGTTCGGCGTTACGTCGGCGGGGCGATCATGGGCCATGGTGATGTGCGCTTCGTCTACAGGTAGGTACGGACGCGCTGATAGCTGCCCTTGTAGCCGAGCGGCACGATCTCCTTCCACAGCTTCCACGCGTTGATGAAGCCCTCGTTCCAGCGGTCGTCCAGGTAGGGCTTGTAGTCATCGAGAACCGACGGCCTACCGCCGCCTGATCGACGAGCACTCCTCGTCCGAGGCGTTGCGTTGGCCACTTGAACCCGCACCGATGAGAGGGCGTAAACGTCCTGCGAGCAACCGCGCGGTCCGGCCAGGGACTGGGAGTCGGGTGTTTATACCTTGCTCGCGACCACCATGTAGTTCTCGGCCTCAAGGTCGAACGTGCTCAGTTCCGTCTGGAGTCCCACCCGGTGCAGGTCGGCTTCGAGTTCCTCGTACCGATAGGGCCAGCAGGACAGCACTTCCGAGCGCACAAGAACCAACCCGGTCGCATCAACTTGGGCGATCGCAATCTCGATGTGGTGCTCCTCCTCCCAATGCGGCGCAATCTCCCAGCGGTAGACCACGACGGCATCGCGACCGTTCCGGCGGACGAGTCGGTCACCGATCTCCAGCCGGGAACCTCTGGCCCTCACGAGTTCCCAAGTGCGCGATGTGAGTACCAAGCGCCCGCCGGGCCGCAGAAGCCGTGACATCGACTCCAGAGCAGCACCCCTGCCTGTCGCGCCCGCGGCGTGGTGAAGCGAGTTGCCAACGCAGAACACCATGTCGAACGTCTTGTCCTGGAAATGGTCGGGCAACTCCTCCCAGTTCGCCCGTACGGCCCGGACGGATGCCCCGAACTCCTCAGACAGCTCTGCGGTCCGACGAACCATCGCCTCGCTGGCGTCAGTTGCGACAACCTGAATGCCACGACCGGCGAGGCCAACCGCCAACTGCCCGGTTCCGCACGAACAGTCGAGGACGTGAGCGTTCGGCGGCAGGAGTTCGAGGACGTCGTCGAACGACGCAGCGAACTCGGCTGGAGGCAACTTTGCATCCGAGATGAGCCATTCGTACACCTCGGCAAGCACGTCATAACCTGTCACGGCCACTACCTCCGTCACGCGGCGGACTCACGGTTGACGTCAGTCCATCAGCGGAGCAAGCCGGGCACCAATGGTTTTCGCCAGGATGCTCTGACGGCGTTTGTGGGTTGTCAGTTGTCCGTCTGAGTGGGTTCTGGTCCAACTTCTGTGGAGCTCTCACGCTGTAACGTCTCGGGACTGGATGGCCCTTCATGACGTGTTGACGGACCTGTTTGGGATCATTCCCGCATGGACTTCGGCCTCTCTCCGCCGATCGGTGTTGGCCCGTTGCGGATCGGTATGGATCGGCAATCGGCCAACACGGCGCTGGACTCGCTCCGCGTTCTCTCTGCGGTGTCGGAGTCCGAACGCCCGGGTCAGCACGTCTTCCGTACCAGTGGACTGATGATCAGCATTCACTGCACGCGAGACATGCTTGAAGCCGTTGAGCGCGTCTTTCATCACCTCTGACCTGCTCCTTAGCTTCTTCTTGAGCTCGGTCCTGCTGGCACGGCCTGGCTACTACGACACCCCCTGCTCAGGCCGCGGAGCGACTCCAGCAGAGCTCGTGACGAGCCCGTCAGGATGCCATCAGGACTCGTTTCCACAAGAGGCTGAAGCCGGCCCGGCCGTACGCTTCCCCGACTTCTTGTAGTAGGCGAGGTCTTCGCGCAGTGAGTACGCGAGGGCCCAGTCGCTCGCCTGGCAGAAGTCGGCTTGGCGGACTCCTTCAGGGCGTCCCACAGGTGCTTCGCGATGGGGTGCCAGGTGCGATCACCGTTCGGCACCTTCGTGGGCCGGGCGATGCCGCGCGTCACCGACTGGACATCTCCGCCCTTGCGTTCGCGCGGCGGGCGAGGTCGGCATCCCGGGTTCGGTACGGGGCCGAGCATCGGCTTCACCTCCAACCCGCATGAGCTAGCCGTGAGTTGTGTATCGTCGGCTCCAGCATCCTGATCGAGGGGTGCCACTGCCCAGGGCTTTGCGACCTGGGGGGTGCTTGTCAGTGTGGCCGTGACCCCGTGACGCAGGGGCCATCTGGCACCGGCAGATAGCACCCAGGTGAGAGGCGGGCGAGCCGCCTCTGTGCTGAGACGGAGGAACAGCTCAACCCGGCGTTGGCACCGCCCGAGGATGATTGCGTGCGTCGGCAGTCTCTCAGTTCACGAACCACGAAGTCGGTGGTCGAACTGAGGCTGCCCGCTTCCAGTTCGACCCAAGGAGAACTGGAAGGCGCTGAAGCAAGTGGACTGGAATTCCCTTACCTTGACCGTTCTTGCGGTCTTCGGTCTGCTGAGCCTGGTCGTAACGTTGCTCGTTCAGCTCGTCAAGCAACTTCCCGAACTCATCCGCGCGGTCCGCGAGATGCTGACCGCCCTCAAGCCGGATGGCGAGGGCGATGAGAGCACCACAGGGGCAGGGGGGTCAGAACGTCCCACCCGTCAGGAAGTGCGCGGAGAGCCAAGCCAGGAACGCGACCAAGGCGAGGCGGCGTAGTCGGGTGGTGCGGTCCGGAACGGTGTCCTTCGAGGTGTGGAACCACTTCCAGACGTGTTCGGACAGGCTGTCGCCCGGCTGCTTCCGGTACAGGGCGGCGCCCTCGATCACGCAGAAGGCGGCGGTCCAGCCGGCCCATGCGGCGGTGAACATGGCCACCTCCTGCATGAGGCCCGGATGGGCCTCCGTCCGCCTGAAGGGGTTGTCGATCCGCCGCCGTTGCGCGGCGAGCGCGAGGGCTCCCTCGCGGGAGGACTTGGCCCGGTGATGCCACCCGCAGAGCGATCTCAGGTTGGCTTCTCGGTGGTCGTCACCGGGCACGATGTGGTCCACGTCCGTAGCCGGTTCCTCGCAGCGCTGCCCGTACTGATCGCACGACCCGACAGCCGGTCCGGCAGCGCGTTCTGCGTGCGGTGCTGCGTCTTCTTCCCTATGGGCCTCCTGGCCGCCGACGGCAGGCTGCTGCAAAACACGGCTTGGAGGCTCACAGTGACAGCAGGACCGGCCCCCGAGAGGGCTCTGGACGGCGTCGACTCCCGCACCGCATCCTTCGCCCAGCGCCGACTGTGGTTCATGGACCAGCTCGCCGGCTCCTCCAGCGGGTCGATGCTCCCGCTGGTCCTGCGGCTGAGCGGTTCCCTGGACGTGGACCGGTTGCACCGGTCGTTGTCCGCGATCGTGGACCGGCACGAGGTGCTGCGCTCGAGGTTCACCGCCGTCGACGGTGAACCCGTTCAGCTGGTCGACGCCCCGGCCGGCATCGTCCTGGAACGCGCCGAGGTCAGTGGTCCGGACGAGCTGTACCGGCGCTACCTCGGCCGGCCCGTCGACCTGGCCGCCCAGCACCCGGTCCGTGCCGTCCTCGCACGCGTCGCGGCGGACGAGCACCTGCTGCTGGTCGAGGTGCACCACATCGCCGTGGACGGCTGGTCCTGGGGCGTCCTGCTGGAGGAACTCGCGGCCGGGTACCGCGGTGAGGCCGTCGCCGCCCCTGCCGTCTCCTACAGCGACCTGGCCCGCGCCCAGCGGGAACGGCTGCAAGGCCCGCGGCTGGAGCGCATGCTGGCCCACTGGCGGGAGCGCCTGTCCGGTCTCACCGCGCTGGATCTGCCGACGGACCGGCCGCGACCTCGCACCTGGGACGGTGCGGGAGACGTCGTCCGCTTCGATCTGCCCGCCGACGTGGTCGCCGCCGTCGACTCCTTCGCCCGTTCCCGTCGTGCCACCCGGTACATGTTCCTGCTCACCGCCTACCAGCTGCTGCTCGGGCACTGGGCGGGCCGCGACGACGTCGCGGTGTGCAGCACCCTGGCCGAGCGGTCCCGGCCCGGCGCCGCCGGACTGATCGGCCCGTTGGTCAACACCGTCGTCCTGCGTACCGACCTCGGTGCCGCGCCGGGCTTCGGCGGCCTGCTGGAGCGGGTGCGCAGCCGCGTTCCGGTCGATCTCGCGCACGCCGAGGCACCGTTCGACCTCGTCGTCGGCGCCCTCGGCGGTTCGCGTGACCTGTCCCGGCACCCGCTCGCACAGGCGTCGTTCACCCTCCTCAACGCGCCGATCCAGCCGGTGCGGATGCCCGGCATGGACGTCTCCCTGGTCGAACCGCCGCTGTCCGAGACCCCGTTGGACGTCTTCCTCGACCTCACCCTGCGGGCGGACGGCAGTATCGCCGCGCTCCTGCAGTACGCCACCGCTTTGTTCGACGCCGCCACCATGAGCGTCTTCGCCCAGGCCTACGTCGCCCTGATCCGGGCTGTGCTCGCCTCTCCCGAAACGCCGGTACGGGAGCTGGTCCGGTCCCTTCCCACGCGGCCGGGTGCGCTCGCCCGACCCCGTCCCGCCTGGCACGGCGCCCCCGACCGTCCCGCCGGTCCGGCACCCGACCTGGCGTTCTCCGGCGATCCCTCAGCGCCCGCGCTGCGGTGCGGTGACGAGAGCGCCACATATGCCGAACTCGAGGAGATGACCGGTGGTCTGGCGGCCGCGCTGCGTGCCGCGGGTGTCGGCCCGGGGGACGCGGTGGGCGTCCTGCTGCGCCGGGGCCTGTGGTCGGTGGCGGCCATCGAGGGCATCTGGCGGGCGGGCGGCGCCTATGTGCCGCTGGACCCCGAACTGCCCGCCGAGCGGCTGCGGTACATGGCCCGGGAGGCACAACTCGCCTGCGTCCTCACCGACCCGGTCACCGCGCCGGATGCCGTCGCCCTCGCCCCGGTCCGCGTCGACGTCAGCACCGTCGCTCCGTGCGCGGACGGACCTCGCCACCGGCCGCACCCGCGGGAGCTGGCCCACGTCATCTTCACCTCGGGATCCACCGGACGACCCAAGGCGGTAGGTGTCGAACACGCCGCGCTCGCCTCCCACGTGGCCGCCGTCCGCGCCCGCCTCGGCATCACCGCCGCCGACCGCGTCCTGGCGTTCGCCTCGTTCTCCTTCGACGCCTCCCTCGACCAGGTGCTGCCCGCCCTCACCA includes:
- a CDS encoding class I SAM-dependent methyltransferase, yielding MTGYDVLAEVYEWLISDAKLPPAEFAASFDDVLELLPPNAHVLDCSCGTGQLAVGLAGRGIQVVATDASEAMVRRTAELSEEFGASVRAVRANWEELPDHFQDKTFDMVFCVGNSLHHAAGATGRGAALESMSRLLRPGGRLVLTSRTWELVRARGSRLEIGDRLVRRNGRDAVVVYRWEIAPHWEEEHHIEIAIAQVDATGLVLVRSEVLSCWPYRYEELEADLHRVGLQTELSTFDLEAENYMVVASKV